GATTGCTCAAACTCCCGAGAGACAAGGGGATTGATCCAGAAATTGAACTGGAGCTAAGATCGAGAACTCGGAGATTGCTCATTTTCGCGCCGAACCAGTTCGGAATCTCGCCGGATAGCAAAAAACGAGATGAATTGAAGGTGGATAGAAGAGGAAAATCCTGCAACGAATCAACGGCGAAACGCGGATTTTGCCGCGCTTGGACGCTTCTCCTCAAACCGGAGAGCGTGATTGAGGTGACGTGGCCGGTTCGGCACTGAATTCCGGTCCAATTGAGGCAGGGATCGGCCTTCTTGTGCCAGCTTTTGGCAGAGATTCCGAGAGAGGAGCGGAGAAGGAGCAATGCGCGGCGCTCGGCGGGGAAACTAAGCGCGGAGGAGAGGAGCGTGAGGAGTAAGAGTGATAAGAGATGGGGAGCCATGAAATGAAACTCAGGAGTAAAAGGGGGAAATGAAATGAATGCGGAAGCGGAGGGGAGAGCCTGAGCCTGAGCCTGAGCCTGAGGGATGTGAACAAGGCATTAATGGCGGAACTATAACTACATTTTGTATTTCAGTTTGACTATAAATAAGTATTGTGTGGACTGGAAATTGTTATGCTCTATGTATATACGTGTTATATTCACAaaaattagttaattattttattataaaattactaATACACAAACGAGACTCTAGTCCTAttatcttttatttattattactttttaatatttatgcCCTACTCAATCAGAGCAACGCTTCTAATTGCGGGCATGGAGAATAACAAATACTAATAATGTGTTAAATGAGACACAAAAGGTGAAATAAATGTGTCTTTTAGTATGTTCAAGTTAGACAATGTTGTATACACAAAAACTTGTACACACCCATTGGAGATTTGGGATACTATTAAATGCCCCTTACTAGGTGTTCAAACAGTTATCCTCCTCACAAACCCGTCCCACATTGAATGAGAGAGGAAAATTGGAAGTTATATGTAATTCATGTTCAACTCTAATTAGTTTGAGGCATTTTGAGAATGAACCAAAAACAAATTCGTGCGAgtttgacccaaagcggacaatatcaaactaatgttgaagtcgacgatcctaacccCTCATAATTcgtttaaataataaattgcacaaaatatgtttatattttaattttgggtACGACTTTTAGATTTGTTGTCAAATACTTGTCAGCGTAGACAAACCACATTTTTTAGCAAATTTGCGTAGCCttgtaaatttgaaattaagaTTTGGAAGTCATGTAAAACCAAGATTTTGGCGAAGTTAGTCcatttaaaactaattaatATTCTTCTATATTAGTATTCGAATACCTAGTACTATCAATTTGCACTCccattttttctgtttttttcaaATTAGATCGGTCTTTGTAAAGTATTAATAAGTGTTTgactttagttttatttttatttgtgttattattataaatcatgattgaagtattgttagtaaaAAATGAGACAGAAGACTtgtcataaataaataaagattaatTTTACCGGAtaacctaaaatgaaaaaataagacTATATTCATGAACTAATGTAATATTGCATTTatagttattttatttattatcattcaGTACTTATAATCTTATAATCccattaatattttcttaattagttattattttttaatatatgagtaacataataataatgatattattattgttgtataaaataataaataaaatattaaatacatTATATGTATGagttctaaaattagaaaaataatccTAAAGAATTGCACTATTTTTCTTAGTTTCAGCATTATGGTTAATTTTACGTTTAACTAATAATCAAACAATTTCTGAAATTCAAAGAAATTATATGCTAGTACCactttttttcataaaatcCTAGCAATCAAGCATGCTATCACTATTTTCTTTGAGTTTTATGATGCTAATTAGTCGGGAGTTTGCTAAGTTTTAGGAATAATccaaataattattatatatacttTCTCCACCTATgttaaataatactctctccgtcccacaaaaatatgtactttcaaattttgaaaacttttttttaCTGTAATGAGCTCAGCCTCtattaataatactttaattattttttctctatacacctctcttacttttctaattttattatagTACGAATTTTAATGTCCAATTGCTAAAATAGAGATGGAAAATgagaaatataaatatagtactacGACAGAAGGAcaaaaatggttaaaattttcataaatagaaataaaaataattttagtggATGAATTCAACCTAAAATAGTGACTATATAATTTAAACGATGGTGGTCCATCTCCATTCCCTGTATCCCTGTATTTTGAAAATCCAACAAAGATTATCAAAATATAAGTAATTGAGCTTAATTACGTATTTTCACGTGAAAAAAGTATTATAGACTAAATACTCCGTATAActtatccatttttttttaagtaattgagagttattatttattttctcgtACAGAAGTTTTTAATCTGAAATATAATTAACCAATTTCTTTATTCACAAAATTTTGTGCAAACTGTGTTTACGGTCCAAAATTTGTAACATAtacatttataataattttatattgtatgatatatttgtgattttattaatatttgatcATGTAATATTGTATCTTAATTAACctattaaataatatttgtattgttgAATTATCTGGTACATACATCCCTCTCGATTATTTTCTTAGTAATCCTAATAATTAACCACAATCATTCACGTCTTGTACTTCTTCTTAAAGTTCGTCTGTGTATTTAAAGATTTTGATTAAGTAGTtttattacttttatatatacTCAATGGTTTgattcaactaaaaaaaatgataacCACTCAACTTGGATTCGATATTGATTTTGAGATGTCAGGGTTTCGTTTATTAGGACAAAAAACTCAGActatattttagaattatatgaTCGGTGTCTTTTTATTATGCTAATTTTGCCTTATTATAAGTACAATGAATGAACCATATATATTAGTCGATGTCTTCATTTCACGAGTAACTATAATAGGTGGACAAATACTATAAAGTCTAAAATTCAGACTTTTGCAGCCACTTGCACAAATGAGAGCTCTTGCAATCATCCATCAGATGTGGACTCGTGtatgaatttgaaatttcaatattGAACAAAATTAGGTCTAGCGGCTTCTAAATTTCGATATTTGAAATTTCTATATTGAAGTTAATTAATTGTATAAAATAATAGATGTgagattttaaaattaaatgaattctcttttattttaaaatgagttTTCTAATTTAGTTTGTATCATTGGATATTGGTGTTATATTGGGAGATCTAATTTAGTTTCCtaattctcttttattttaaaatgttcGTAATGGTGGTTCACGGAGCCAATCGTATTCTACAACAACATTTGAGAATTAACTCGGTTTGTTCGTCATGACCAACACATGCAAATATAACGAGACTCGATCGAACCTGATCAGGTGTCACACACGCATTTGAAATCACACATGCATTTGGTCCGGGTCTAGATTGGACCGAATTCGGATCTAGTTTTTATTGGGGTCGACCTGATCCACACACGTGTGAGCATTTAACAATATGGTtgctataatatttttattctacACATCATATACAATCTCTAGTTTTGTTACGGCTGCACTGCGCTTACTAAGGTTTTTGAAGTAATTAATATAACGGGTTTATGAACGTGATTAATCATATCTTCTTATTTGATTAATGCACGAGAACTTAAGAATTTCTCTaataaatggtgaaaaataaaatgaacacCCATGTatgatgcatgcattctaatgctccctccgtccacaaaaaatagtctcactTATGGACGACACGGGTATTAATGAGAAagtagtaaagtaaaaaaaataatgagaaaaagtaggtaaagtaagaCAGATAGGtagaaaaaatgagaaaagtaTGACAGAGAGGAGAGTATatagtaaagtatgagaaaaaagaaaacaaataggTAACGTATGAAAgacaaactttctatttttagaaattagactattttttgtggacatcccaaaatgacaaaataaaactattttttgtggatgaataatttaataataataataataataataataataataattattattattattataatactccatattataataataattattaatattaatattaatattattattattattattataatactccatattataataataattattaatattaatattattattattattattattattattattattattattattattattattattattattattgcacACAAGTTGTTCCATATTTGATGATATAGAGATGAGATCGTATACAACGATCCATCAAATTCACACGTACAAAATCCacatattttatattcatttcattaaaaaatctaTTGTAGCTATAAAGCATCCACAATATTTTTAAGAAAGTAATCAAATAAGAACTATAGTCTACCCGTGTACTAAAGCTAACATTGGATCGTATATGTATACGCATAGAAAAGTCGACATGGAAGGAAAACGACATAACTATTGAATCTTCAACTTTTTCAATAATATCGAACCAAACACATGCACAAATCGACATAACAAAAAGGCCccattaattttaaattttcttgtaTGATAGGACATTTCAGAAAGATTTTAGTGGTTGACTGGGTCTTCTACCTCTACCCTCAATTATTGCAAATTTTTGATGGCACCATTTAACAGACAGATCACATCTTTGATTCACAATTTAACAGATATAAAAGAATAGCTTTTCAGATTGCAACTTCCCTTTTCCATATCACATCATTTATATACTTTTTCTTAACTTTTAATTGCTATGATAATTCTATGGTATTTTTATTTAACTTGAAAAATGTATACATCAGTAGTAAGAGCATACACAATAGCGGACGTCTCGACGGACGCCCGACCGGCGAGCGGCACATCCGTTGGTGACATCCGCTATTGAGGCGAACGAGCAGGCGACGGACGTGAGAGACGGACGAGAGGTCGTCTGTGGTCATGCGCGGACGTCCGTCCTCTCATCCGCTATTGTGGTGAGTTGACGGACGTCCAGACGGATATCtcaattttcgattttttttcaaaacctatatatacggctcgttgcacttcatttcatttgcaccacttgtattaacgagtttctcttccttctctcAACATTTCTCATTTAATCGGTGGATCCAAAAATgactagtggtagtggtggggatgctgatgacATGAGGCGGCGAATTGCCGAAGAGTTGCGGGCCTATACGTCCGCGGAGACAAATCGGTTGATACAAGCTTACTTGCAGCAGCAACAGCAGTCGGCGGTACCTCGCTCCATCTTTCATCGAGCTGTAGTATCCCGGGACCACGTCACTGCCCACCAACGGTTGTTTGATGACTACTTTGCTGAGCAGCCGCGGTTTGGGTATAACTTTTCCCGGCAGCGTTTTAGGATACACCGAGATCTATTTATGAGTATCGTGAACGCTTTAGAGCATCGATACAAGTATTTCAGGTTCAGGGAGGATGCGAGTGGTAGGCCCGGTCACTCGCCTATACGGAAGTGCACTGCCATAATCAGGCAGTTGGCTTACGGAGGAGCGGCCGGCATGTTctacgagtacctccacatagGCGAGACAACTGCCCGCGATTGTGTGCAGCATTTTTGTACGGGCATCATTCACATATTTGAGGAGAGGTATCTTCAAAAGCCTACCCCTGAAGACTGCCAAGTTCTGATGGATATACACGGGACGGTGCACAGGTTTCCCGACATGTTGGGCAACATAGATTGTgtgcattgggaatggaagaactgccccaccgcctggaaagggatgtacacgaCCGGCTTCAAAGGCAAGAAGCAGTGGCTGATTGCTGggtatggatttggcatgcgtagtTTTGGGTAGCAAGGTCGAACAGcaacatcaacgtcctccagtagTCGCctcttttcaacgagcagtgcatggccgttggtccggccatcagtttcgtcgacAACGACAACCAACACGATATGagctactatttggcggatgagatatacctaggtggcccgtctttgtgagacgatcagatgcccaacagatCCAAAGAAGATCTACTTTGTGCAACGACAGGAGGCGGCACACAAGTATGTGGAGcggacatttggtgtgctccaggctcgatgggcggcggtgaagggtccaacacgtTTGTGGTATGAGGACTGTATTGCTGATGTCATGTAtacatgtattatcatgcacaacatgattgtcgaaaatgaagatGCAGAACTGACTGATTGGCCAATGAAGATGTTGCCGGTCctagccacggcgtggccaccgccaatgtacgaATGGGGATACCTAATGGGGACGCCGAAcgggtccgtgcatttgccgattCTCGACAACAagaagcccatattcgactccagaaagatataattgaagagttatgagCGCGGAGGAGTGcacattgatttttttaaaatatgtttttttttaaatatgtttttttatttaatgaaattattattgcactttctccgtccgtattcgtgtcgaatttttaattatgtattttgtgaatttatgaatttGTTATTATTGTGCTAGGCTGTTGGGATGTCCTAGAGCTAGGCTATTATTTTGCAGTGGAGTGTCCTTgtgacgtgacagtgcagtgggatgtcttTATGACGTGGTAGGAGGTGTTATTGGGATGTCCGTGTGCTAGGCTGTTGGAATGACcgtcctattgtggatgctctcactCTTgtgtattagagcatccacaatagcggacgtcctGACGTACATGGGCTGACCCAACTCGCGCGCACATGCTAGGTTCAAGTTGGGCATGGGCTAATGGGCCGACCCTACTCCACACACTTAATGATTGTTAAATAAATCAATGGGCCGTAGCACAGTTGACAGTGTGGAGCTGTGGTGACATTGAGGTCATGGGTTCAAACCTCACCACTCACTGAATTTCGGTCTTAATCCACAAATCTGGTCGAATACGATTAGTTGAATTCCGTCATTAcacctattataaaaaaaatggatttgTTAAATAATAGAGACATTAATCACAATCTTATCATGGTAGTAGAGATCATAGATGTGTGATTGCTCTTTACTTGTTTTAGTTGGTGGCTATTGAGAAAATGAGTTGATTAGGGTCTAATTGTTGTTTATGTTTGTAGAATTCTAATTGGATGATTATTGTTTCTAGGGTTAATTATCAGTTATGGCCTGATTTTATCATTAATGAGTATTTTATGCCCTATCATTCTAAAATATCCATTTATGACCCAAGAATTGTTTTGTCATTACACTTCTAGCTTAGTTACCTAAACCATTAGGAATCCTTGACATGTACTAACGGCCGTTGATGTCGTTATAATTCCAGTTATGTAATACAGAAGGGTATcgattttttcctttttaaaaaatttaatactactactatagaaTTATAATAAATTACTAATTCCTATCTAATATGATGGTTTATAACTTATTCTCATCCATACAAAATTTATGTGTTATCAATTTCCTCACAAACTTAACAAATCAATTTGTCTCTTCTTAAATAACTCAAATACTACTTAAATATCGTaaatttttttacttatttttgtacaaaaatatttcaaagtagAAAAGGTTATTTTACCAGATGTTTATCGAAATTCTAATTGCTGTTAATATTTCAAAGTAGAAAAGGTTATTTTACCAGATGTTTATCGAAATTCTAATTGCTGTTATTATATCTGAAAACATCTTGTTGTGTAGTTAAATATGCTATTATTTATTGGTAAACATGATAATATGAAAGCATAAATGGTATGGTGCTATTTGAAAATGATGTAAAAATATAACGTTATCTTTTTCTTCAAAACAATATACTATACATATGGAATAAATATATACGGAAACCGACTAATTTGCGTGAATGATACATGGAAACCGACTAACTTGTTTTGTTTAATAGCATTAACTCTAATTATTGTTGAAAGTAATGGTGCACATTTCAAAACATGGTAGTATAATATTTGTGCGAAAACATGACCCTGTTTATTGTGAAACATTAACGTATAAACTTATCACTGTAAATTATTTGTATTACTTCTACCTagtaaaataattaacaataattGAATTTTGGCTAACGATATATATACATAGTATTGGGCCCTTTCACAATAATGGTACAAACAGGTCTAAGTggatttacttaattttttgaCACTGGGCTTTGTATGACGATTATAatggatttaatttatttttattatgataAACGATTTGCGCTTGGCCCAAATCGAATTAAATTTGTGCATTTGTCGTTTACAGCAAGCTAATAAACTATGGCactaaattcattttttacgTTATAcatacttcctccatctcaaAGTGATCAAGCTTCTGAGTTATTTCATCATaagtgatttttctttttttttgggcaAAAGAGCTAGTacatttttatctctcttactttattctcactctctta
This sequence is a window from Salvia splendens isolate huo1 chromosome 14, SspV2, whole genome shotgun sequence. Protein-coding genes within it:
- the LOC121764179 gene encoding uncharacterized protein LOC121764179, whose protein sequence is MTSGSGGDADDMRRRIAEELRAYTSAETNRLIQAYLQQQQQSAVPRSIFHRAVVSRDHVTAHQRLFDDYFAEQPRFGYNFSRQRFRIHRDLFMSIVNALEHRYKYFRFREDASGRPGHSPIRKCTAIIRQLAYGGAAGMFYEYLHIGETTARDCVQHFCTGIIHIFEERYLQKPTPEDCQVLMDIHGTVHRFPDMLGNIDYAELTDWPMKMLPVLATAWPPPMYEWGYLMGTPNGSVHLPILDNKKPIFDSRKI